In Nitrospirota bacterium, the genomic window ACGTTCAGCAGTTTTCAGAAGAGGGGTATTTAAGGTGGGACTCCCTTGGGGAGTTCCTGGCGCTTGCAGTATCGCTTGAGCATCTGGCCATTACGTTTAACAACAAGAAGGCTCAGGTACTGGCAACGACGCTGGATCAGGCAAACGGCAAGTTCCTGGAGAGCAACAAGTCTCCTGCCAGGAAGGTTGGTGAGATAGACAACCGCGGGAGTCATTTCTATCTTGCCTTATACTGGGCGCAGGCGCTGGCTGCCCAGGATGAGGACAAGGAGCTTAAGACCCGCTTTACACCGTTGGCAAAGGCCCTTACAGAGAATGAGGCAAAGATAGCGGGAGAGCTGATAGCTGCTCAGGGTAAGCCACAGGATACAGGCGGTTACTACTTCCCTGACCCTGAGAAGACATCAAAGGCAATGCGTCCGAGTGCGACATTCAGTGCCGCACTGGCTGCTATTGCTTAATTTAAAATGGTAGAGATTGCAGGAGGCGGTCATAAAGACCACCTGCTGGAATTTAGGCCAACATCTCTTTTTGATGTTGGCCTTTTTTTATGTCCATGACAGAGAACATGACAAACAGACTTATATCAATCAGCAGTGAATGGGATATCCCAGAGGTGTACCGTAAGACCTCCATCTCAAAGCTGATCCTGTATCATAATCTAAACCTTCCATCCAATAGATATAAAAGGGCTGAGATACTCACGCTG contains:
- a CDS encoding NADP-dependent isocitrate dehydrogenase; the protein is VQQFSEEGYLRWDSLGEFLALAVSLEHLAITFNNKKAQVLATTLDQANGKFLESNKSPARKVGEIDNRGSHFYLALYWAQALAAQDEDKELKTRFTPLAKALTENEAKIAGELIAAQGKPQDTGGYYFPDPEKTSKAMRPSATFSAALAAIA